In Paenibacillus segetis, a single window of DNA contains:
- a CDS encoding ABC transporter permease, whose amino-acid sequence MKSYILKRLLIMVPVLIGMTIIVFSIIHAIPGDPAETILGQKATAQSKEALREQLGLNNPWYQQYFSYMGDLIKGDLGQSIRTKIPITKEITPYMAATAELTIAAMLFAIFFGVNAGIISAWKQNSWFDYISMLVALIGVSMPIFWLGLMEQWIFALKLHWLPSIGRMDQRNPVESITNLYVLDTIISGQWNQLWTVIKHLILPSVALGTIPMAVIARMTRSSMLEVMGSDFVRTAKAKGLSQFIVVYKHALKNASIPVLTVIGLQTGALLGGAVLTETIFAWPGVGRYIYEAISSRDYPVIQSGILIIAFIFVMINLIVDLLYAAVDPRIRYR is encoded by the coding sequence TTGAAGTCTTATATATTAAAACGATTATTGATCATGGTTCCTGTTCTGATTGGAATGACGATTATTGTGTTCTCCATTATACATGCCATCCCAGGAGACCCTGCAGAGACGATTCTTGGACAAAAAGCGACGGCGCAGTCTAAGGAGGCTCTACGTGAACAACTCGGCTTGAATAACCCGTGGTATCAGCAATATTTCTCCTATATGGGTGATCTAATCAAAGGAGATCTTGGGCAGTCTATCCGTACAAAGATTCCGATTACCAAAGAGATCACGCCCTATATGGCAGCAACAGCTGAATTAACTATAGCCGCAATGTTGTTTGCAATTTTCTTTGGAGTTAATGCTGGGATTATAAGTGCTTGGAAGCAAAATTCTTGGTTCGATTACATCTCAATGCTAGTTGCACTTATTGGGGTATCGATGCCGATTTTCTGGCTCGGACTGATGGAGCAATGGATATTTGCATTAAAATTACATTGGCTCCCCTCCATTGGACGGATGGATCAAAGAAACCCAGTGGAATCCATTACTAATTTGTATGTACTCGACACGATCATCTCTGGACAATGGAATCAGTTGTGGACGGTAATCAAACATTTGATTTTACCCAGCGTTGCGCTTGGGACAATTCCGATGGCGGTCATTGCCCGAATGACTCGTTCTAGCATGCTGGAGGTTATGGGTTCTGATTTTGTCAGAACGGCCAAAGCCAAAGGTTTATCTCAGTTTATTGTTGTTTATAAACATGCACTGAAAAATGCATCTATCCCGGTGCTGACTGTAATAGGCCTCCAGACAGGCGCTTTGCTAGGTGGGGCAGTACTCACTGAAACGATCTTCGCTTGGCCAGGCGTAGGGCGATATATTTATGAAGCGATCAGTTCACGTGATTATCCGGTCATTCAATCCGGGATTCTGATTATTGCCTTTATTTTTGTCATGATCAATCTAATAGTGGATTTGTTGTATGCTGCGGTTGATCCGCGCATTCGCTATCGGTAA